CCATCCGGTGTTTCGGCGGCGCCGGTTCTTTGCGGGCAAACCGATCCGCACGGGTGCTCAGATCCGCGATATCGCGTGGTTGACCCCGGCCGCGCAGGAGATGACGCCGGAGGACTGGGGGGCGGGATTCGGCAAGTCCGTGGCGGTGTTCCTCAACGGGGACGCCATCCCATCGCCGAACGAACGCGGTGAGCGGGTCGTCGACACCTCGTTCCTGCTGTGTTTCAACGCCCATGACGCGGCGCTGGACTTTATGGCACCCGACGACAGTTACGCCTCCGAGTGGACCGCGGTGCTCGACACCGCCGTCGCCGACGGCGCCGGTACGGTCGTGGTCAAGGCTGGCGAGAAGATTCCGCTGGAGCCCAGATCCGTTCTCGTCCTGCAGAAGACAGAGTGAACGCATGGCACACCCAGTGCTGTCCACCTACCGCCTGCAGATGCGCGGCGACGCGTTCACCCTGGCCGACGCCACCCGGCTGGTGGATCACCTCGACGACCTCGGCATCACCCACCTGTACCTGTCGCCGATACTGACTGCGGTCACGGGTTCGACGCACGGCTACGACGTCACCGACCCCACAGCCGTCTCGACCGCACTCGGTGGAGCCGAGGGTCTTGCCGCGCTGTCGGCGGCGGTCCGCGAACGCGGTATGGGGTTGATCGTCGACATCGTGCCCAACCACGTCGGCGTTGATCAACCTCAGCAGAATCCGTGGTGGTGGGATGTGCTGCGGCACGGGCGATCATCGCCCTTCGCGACGTTCTTCGACATCGACTGGACGTTGGATCCCGAGGGACGCATCGTGCTGCCGGCGCTCGGCGACGACGGTGACGTGGACGCCCTTGAAGTCGACGGAGACATGCTGCGCCTGGGTGATCTGGTGTTCCCCATCGCGCCGGGAACCGGTGAGGGCTCGGGCGCGCAGGTGCACGACCGACAGCACTATCGCCTGGTGGGCTGGCGCAACAACATGTGCGGCTACCGCCGATTCTTCTCGATCACTTCGCTGGCCGGTCTGCGACAGGAGGACCGTGAGGTCTTCGACGCGAGCCACGCCGAAGTGCGGCGGTGGTTCGACGAGAACCTGGTCGACGGCGTGCGCATCGACCATCCCGACGGCCTGACCGATCCCGTCGGCTACCTGAACTGGCTGCGCGAGATCATCGGGCCCAGAGCCTATCTGGTGATCGAGAAGATCCTGGCGCCCGACGAGGCGTTGGAGCCCACGCTGCCGGTGGACGGCACCACCGGATATGACGCCCTGCGTGAGATCGGCGGCCTGTTCCTCGATCCCGCGGGCCGACCGGACCTGACGGCGCTGTCGGCCGACGCCGGATTCGCCCACGACAGCGTCGGCGAACAGATCGCGGCCCTGAAGACCGTCGCCGCCACCGAGACGCTGGCCAGTGAACTGGCGCGGGTGCGGCGGTCGATCGTCGCGGCTGCGGGTGCCGATCATGACCTGCTGCCGCAGGCCGTCGCCGCCCTGCTGACCCACATCGACGTGTACCGCTGCGACTACCCCGCGTTGGCCGCGATGATGTCCACCGCGATCGCCGAAACAGCAGCGGCGGCACCAGAACTCGCCGCACCCCTGCAGATCGTCGCGGCGGCGCTCAACGCTCCCGAACCGGCCGCCAGGATTCAGCAGTTGTGCGGCGCGGTGACCGCCAAGGCCGTCGAGGACTGCCTGTTCTACCGCGACACCCGGCTGGTGTCCCTCAACGAGGTCGGCGGTGACCCCGAACGTTTCGGCGTCAGCGCCGCGGAGTTCCACCACAGCGCCGCGGTAAGGGCCGCGCACTGGCCCACCGCGATGACCGCGCTGACGACCCATGACACCAAGCGCGGTGAAGACGTCCGTGCCCGCATCGGGGTGCTCTCGCAGGTCGCGGCGTTGTGGGCGCAACTCGTCGGGCTGTGGCAGGAGATGGCGCCGCCACCGGATGCGAGCACGGGACTGTTCCTGTGGCAGAACCTCTTCGGAGTCTGGCCCCGCGACGGGGTGATCGACGACGCATTCCGCTCCCGCGTGCACGGCTACGCCGAGAAGGCCATTCGGGAAGCGCACGTGCGCACG
The DNA window shown above is from Mycolicibacterium confluentis and carries:
- the treY gene encoding malto-oligosyltrehalose synthase, whose amino-acid sequence is MAHPVLSTYRLQMRGDAFTLADATRLVDHLDDLGITHLYLSPILTAVTGSTHGYDVTDPTAVSTALGGAEGLAALSAAVRERGMGLIVDIVPNHVGVDQPQQNPWWWDVLRHGRSSPFATFFDIDWTLDPEGRIVLPALGDDGDVDALEVDGDMLRLGDLVFPIAPGTGEGSGAQVHDRQHYRLVGWRNNMCGYRRFFSITSLAGLRQEDREVFDASHAEVRRWFDENLVDGVRIDHPDGLTDPVGYLNWLREIIGPRAYLVIEKILAPDEALEPTLPVDGTTGYDALREIGGLFLDPAGRPDLTALSADAGFAHDSVGEQIAALKTVAATETLASELARVRRSIVAAAGADHDLLPQAVAALLTHIDVYRCDYPALAAMMSTAIAETAAAAPELAAPLQIVAAALNAPEPAARIQQLCGAVTAKAVEDCLFYRDTRLVSLNEVGGDPERFGVSAAEFHHSAAVRAAHWPTAMTALTTHDTKRGEDVRARIGVLSQVAALWAQLVGLWQEMAPPPDASTGLFLWQNLFGVWPRDGVIDDAFRSRVHGYAEKAIREAHVRTSWNDPDEEFEAAVHAWLDQVLDGPVGTEMTALVGQLDVHARNDALGQKLLSLTVPGVPDVYQGTELWEDSLVDPDNRRPVDYAERRDGLATLEHPKLRVVRAALHLRRRRPQTFLSGGHTPVLPTGDAAPHLVSFLRGHDVLVAVSRWTVTLADAGWGDTALPLPAGTWTDCLTGARHSGSVCAATLFKELPVALLERADD